A genomic segment from Coregonus clupeaformis isolate EN_2021a unplaced genomic scaffold, ASM2061545v1 scaf0857, whole genome shotgun sequence encodes:
- the LOC121543624 gene encoding leucine-rich repeat and transmembrane domain-containing protein 2, translated as MPHPLHSAGPPDWRSQGRTSPTTTPTRPVLLCLLCVLSSLVDLTNTCPPTCLCNATDVDCSGRGLLSMPALTQLPVTTRTLLLPNNHLSSLSPGSFANLTSLDRLDLSNNYLDNLPPALFKDLGNLSDLTLHNNSLRALDRDLFQGLVGVRKLDVSLNGLSEIPLGLLDELQGLTWLSLAGNRLHALQRAAFEPLANLQYLQLGANPWECDCNLRDFKHWIEWLMYRGGKVDGVECTLPKDLRGRDIRGVPVEMFNYCLQLEDENGGEGGTRSGGKEGSSPPCSRTTGSGGTGRAPTSESEVPAAGDLVPVPDCVRRRYQPVSVRRAIGTVVIAGVVCGVVCIMMVGAAAYGCIYASLMAKYQRELKKRQPLMGDGEGDADPEDKQISSVA; from the exons tTCTACTGTGTCTCCTGTGTGTCCTGTCTTCCCTGGTGGATCTAACCAACACCTGCCCTCCGACCTGCCTCTGCAACGCCACCGACGTAGACTGCAGCGGGCGCGGCCTGCTCTCCATGCCCGCCCTCACCCAGCTTCCCGTCACCACTCGCACCCTCCTGCTGCCCAACAACCACCTCTCCTCCCTGAGTCCAGGGTCCTTCGCTAACCTCACCTCCCTGGATCGACTGGATCTTTCCAACAACTATCTGGATAATCTACCCCCTGCACTCTTCAAGGACCTGGGGAATCTATCTGATCTGACCCTCCACAACAACAGTCTTAGGGCCTTGGATAGGGATCTCTTCCAGGGGCTGGTGGGGGTGAGGAAGTTAGATGTCTCCCTCAACGGGCTGTCTGAGATCCCCCTGGGTCTGCTGGATGAGCTGCAGGGGCTGACGTGGCTCTCCCTGGCCGGGAACAGGCTACATGCCCTGCAGAGAGCCGCCTTCGAGCCCCTGGCTAACCTTCAGTATCTACAGCTAGGGGCTAACCCCTGGGAGTGTGACTGCAACCTGAGGGACTTCAAGCACTGGATTGAGTGGCTGATGTACAGAG gtggTAAGGTAGACGGGGTGGAGTGTACCCTCCCTAAGGACCTGCGAGGGCGGGACATCCGTGGCGTTCCAGTGGAGATGTTCAACTACTGCCTCCAACTGGAGGACGAGAacgggggagaaggggggacgCGGAGCGGAGGAAAAGAAGGTTCATCCCCACCCTGCAGCCGAACTACCGGCTCCGGGGGAACCGGCAGAGCACCCACCTCCGAATCAGAGGTCCCCGCTGCGGGCGACCTGGTGCCCGTCCCGGACTGTGTGCGGCGGCGCTACCAGCCGGTGAGCGTGCGGAGGGCCATCGGCACGGTGGTGATAGCCGGGGTGGTGTGTGGTGTCGTGTGTATCATGATGGTGGGGGCGGCGGCATACGGATGTATCTATGCCTCGCTCATGGCCAAGTATCAACGAGAGCTGAAGAAGAGGCAGCCGCTGATGGGAGACGGGGAGGGTGACGCAGACCCTGAGGACAAGCAGATCTCCTCTGTGGCGTAG